The Amycolatopsis sp. DG1A-15b genome contains the following window.
CACCGACGAGCACGACGGCATCGGTCTCGGGCTGGCGATCGTGCACAGCATCGTCCGGGCCCACGACGGGATGCTCGAGCTGGCTCCCCGCCCGGCCGGCGGCCTCCTCGTCACGGTCCGGCTCCCCGCCGGCCGGTAAATTTTTCGGGATCGATTCAGTAAATTCTGCTAGCCTCGCCACGTCTCGCGGCTCACCGTGGCGCCGCTCCCCGCTCGACGGACTCACGAGGAGTGCGATGACTGCCATTGTCCGCGTCAAGGGCCGCGAAGTGCTGGACAGCCGGGGCAACCCGACGGTCGAGGTCGACGTCGAACTGGCGGACGGTTCGCTCGGCCGGGCCGCGGTGCCCTCCGGTGCCTCCACCGGCACCCGGGAAGCGGTCGAGCTGCGGGACGGGGACAAGTCCCGGTTCCACGGCAAGGGCGTGCGCAAGGCCGTCGACGCGGTCAACACCGAGATCGCCGAGGCGATCGTGGGCCTCGACGCCGAGGCGCAGGCGACCGTCGACCGGACGCTGATCGAGCTGGACGGCACCGCGAACAAGGCCCGGCTCGGCGCGAACGCCACTCTGGGGGTGTCGCTCGCCGTGGTCAAGGCGGCCGCGGCCGCCAGTTCCCTGCCGCTGTACCGGTACGCCGGCGGCGTGTTCGCGCACCTGCTGCCGATGCCGATGATGAACATCATCAACGGCGGCGCGCACGCGGACAACCCGATCGACTTCCAGGAGTTCATGATCGGCCCGGTCGGCGCGACGACGTTCGCGGAGGCGGTGCGGATGGGCTCCGAGGTGTTCCACACGCTGCGCAAGTCCCTCCACGACGCCGGGCACAGCACCAACGTCGGCGACGAAGGCGGCTTCGCGCCCAACCTCAGCTCGGCCGACGAGGCACTGGAGTTCGTGCTGCGGGCCATCGAGCAGTCCGGCTACACCCCCGGCGAGGACATCGCCCTGCTGCTCGACCCGGCCGCGTCGGAGTTCTACACCGGCGAGGTCTACGACTACACCGGCGAAGGCCGCAAGCGCAGCGTCGAAGAGCACGTCGCCTACCTCGCCGACCTGACCGCCCGCTACCCCATCGTGTCCATCGAGGACGGTCTCGCCCAGGACGACTACGCCGGCTGGAAGCAGCTCACCGACACCATCGGCGAACGCGTCCAGCTCGTCGGCGACGACGTCTTCTGCACCAACGTGAACCTGCTGGCCGACGGCATCGAACGCGGCATCGGGAACTCGATCCTGGTCAAGGTCAACCAGATCGGCACCCTCACCGAGACGCTGACCACCGTCGAAACGGCGCACAAGGCGGGCTACTCCGTGGTCATGTCCCACCGCTCCGGCGAAACCGAGGACACCACGATCGCCGACCTCGCGGTCGCCACCAACTGCGGCCAGATCAAGACCGGCTCGCTGTCCCGCGCCGACCGCACCGCGAAGTACAACCAGCTCATCCGCATCGAAGAAGAGCTCGGCTCCGAAGCCCGCTACGCGGGTGCGAGCACGATCAGCGGCCGCCGCTGAGCTCACCGCGGCCCGGAGGCACCCGGACCTCCGGGCCGGTTCACCCGCGGGACACGTGGCGCACCACCACGCCGACGATCTGCTCCCGCGGCACGAACCCGTAGTGCCGGGAATCCCAGCTGCTCGGCCGGTTGTCGCCGAGCACGACGGCGCAGCCGCCGGGCACCACCTCGCCGCCGAGGCCGTGCACGTCCGGCTCGGCCCAGCCGGACGGGAGGCGGTCGCCCGCCACCGCCACCACGCGCTTGAGCAGCAGCTGGTCCCCCGTCGGCGCTCCGCTCGGCAGCTGCGGGAAGCGCATGAGGGCCACCTGGCCGCGGCGCGGGCGGCGGGTCCGGCGCACCAGGACCCGGTCGCCGGACAGCAACGCCGGGGCCATGCTCGGACCGTCCACTGTGGTCATGATCAGCCGCCGGCGGGCGGCGAACACGCTGCCGGCGATCAGCAACCCGAGGAAAACCGGTCCTTTCACGACACCGCCTGGTAGCCGTCGGCCTGCAGGCGGAACAGACGCGCGTAGCCACCGTCTGCGGCGAGCAGGCTCTCGTGCGTGCCCAGCTCGCTGATCCGGCCGTCCTCGAGCACGGCGATGCGGTCGGCGTCGCGCACCGCGCTCAGCCGGTGCGAGATGAGCAGGCTCGTCCGGCCTTGCCGGTGCTCGCGGATGCGCGCGTGCACCTCCTGTTCGGCCTCCGGGTCGAGGCCGGAGCTCGGCTCGTCGAGGATCATCAGGTCCCGGCTCTCCCGGACGAGCGAGCGGGCCAGCGCCAGCCGCTGCCACTGCCCGCCGGAAAGCACCACGCCGGTCGAGGTGTCCTCGGTGCCGATCTCGAAGATCCGGGTGAGCGGTGTGTCGTAACCCTTCGGCAGGGCGGCGATCCGCTCGTGCGCGCCCGCCCGGGTCGCGGCGTCCACCAGCCGGGCCCGGTCGTCCAGCGCGGACAGCTCGCCGAGCCCGATGTTCTCGGCCGCGGTCATGTCGTAGTTCATGTGGTCCTGGAAGACGGCGCTGATCCGCTGGCGCAGCAGGGCGGGCGGCAGGTCGCGCAGGTCGACGCCGTCCCAGAGGATCTGCCCGCGCGTCGGGTCGTACATGCGGCACAACAGCTTCACGAGCGTGCTCTTGCCCGCGCCGTTGAGGCCGACGAGGGCGACCGCCGCACCGTGCGGGATGGTGAGGTCCACCCCGCGCAGCACCCACGGGTGGTCGTCGCTGTAGCGGAACCAGACGTCACGCAGCTCGAGCCCTTGCCGCAGGGCGGGAACCGTGTCGCGGGAACCGCTCGGCAGATCGGGTTCCGCGTGGACCACGGCGACGTAGTGCGCGAACGACAGCAGCCGGGCCTGTCCGCCGGCGATCGACGACGCCAGCGTGCCCAGCGCGGCCTGCACGCCGGCGACGGCGGCCACGAACATCGAGACGTCGCCGGCGCTGAGCGACCCGTCGTACGCCGAGGTGATCGCCCACCAGAGTCCCGCCCCGGCGACGGCCGCGCTCAGCGCCGTCAGCCCGCCCATGGTCCACAGCTCCCGCTCGTCCATGCGGCGCTGGGCTTCGTTGGCGCTGCGGCGCTCGTCCATCAGCCGGGCGCGCAGGAACGCCCCGATGCCGAACAGCCGGATTTCGGTCGCGGCGGGGATGCCGGTGAGCAGCTGGCTGTAGAAGAATTCGCGCCGGGTGAACCGCTCGATGCGCCACTCCACCGCGGCCCGGCGCCGGGCCAGCAGCAGTTCGGCGAGCAGGGCGGGGATCGCGGCGGCGAGCACTACGCCGGTCATCGCCGGGCTCAGCAGGAGCAGCGAGCCGAGGAACCCGGCCAGTGAAAGCGTCCCGCTGAGCGTGCCGCCGACGCCGTCGACGATTTCCGGCATCCGGCCGCAGCTTTCCTGGGCCAGCCGCAGCCGGTCCTGGTAGGCCGGGTTCTCGAAGGTGCGCAACCCGACCTGCCTGCCCAGCGCGGCGAACAGCCGGTCGGTGGCGACGGTGCTGGCCGCGCGGCCGATCTGCGCGCGGACGTAGTGGACGACCACGGGCAGCGCGGCGACGGCGAGCCCGGTCAGCACCAGGGCCACGGCGAGGCCGCCGACCGCACCGGTGCGCTCGACGAGGCGGTCGAGGACGAGTTTGGTCAGCCAGGCGGTGGCGATCGGGGCGGTGGCCGCGGCCGCGGTCATGGCCACCAGTCCCAGCAGCCGTGCCGGGCCGGACCGCCAGAGCAGCCGGGCGGCGGCCGCGCCCGCCGCCCGTACCTGCTCCGCGCCGATCCGGTGGTCCGGTTCCCCCACGGTCACCGTCCGGCGGGCACGGGCAGTTCGTGCACCCGGCCGGCGGTCGCGGTCACCCGCCCGGCCGCCACCACGTACAACGCGGGCGTCCAGGTGTTGCGGAACGCGGCGGCGACCGGGCCGCCGTCCAGCTCGGCCGTCACCACGTGGGCGACCTCGGCGAGCGCGCGCACGGTGTCCGGCTCGTCGCCGCCGAAGACGGCGAAGACGTGGTCACGGCCCTGTGCACGGGCGTAGGCCAGGAAGTCCGGCAGGGTGTCGTGGCAGGCGGCGCAGTCGGCGGAGAAGAACGCCACCGTGCCCTCGAGCCCGGCGGCGGTGAGCGGCTCGCCGTCGGTGGTGGTGACGGCGAACTCGCCGACGGCCGAGCCGGGGCGCAGCGCGAACGGCGGCTCGGACCTCGCGGCGGGCTGAGCTCGCATCCGGCGCAGGATCCCGACGGTGAGGAGCAGGTTCAGCAGGCACACCACGCCCAGCAGCACCAAGGTGGCGACGACGTAAGGCATCAGGAACTCCTTGCGAACACGACGGCGATGTCGTCCATGGCGACGACGAGCACGGCCACCACCACCCCGGCCGCGAAGGCGATGGCGGCTCCGGCGACGGGCGGCTGGTGCGCCGGCGCGAGCGCGCCGAGGACGGCGAAGCAGATCAGCAGGGTGTTGCGGACCAGGTGGCGCGGGCCGATCGGGGTTTCGGTCGCGCCGAAGCAGCGGCACGGGGCACGCCGCCCGCGTCGCAGTGAAGCGGCGATGGCGGCGGTGAAGGCCAGCAGCAACGCCGATGCGAGGACGAAGCCGGCCACGGCGGTGACCAGCACGAGGACCGCGGAGGCCAGTTCGGTGCCCACCACGGCCACCGACACCGGCGTGACCCACTTGGCGGGCATCGGCACCAGCGCGGGCACCGAACGCGCGAACCCGCGGAAATCCCGCAGCTTCGAGAACGCCGAGGCGGCGAAGACCACGGCGATCAGTGCCGCGCCGGCGGCCCGCAGGTACTCCATGTCACTCCATCCACGCCGGGCGGTGTCCGCGGGGAAGGCGGCGGACACCGCCCGGCACGCTCGGACCGGATCAGCAGGTGCTGCGGACCTTGGACCACTCGCAGCCGGTCTGCGGGCAGCAGAAGCGGTACCAGTAGCCCTTGTGGCCTTGGGCATTGCAGAAGTACTGGCCGCTGCAGGCGGAAGCCTGTGCGGTGGGCACGATCCGGTTCAGCACGCGGTCGATCAGGCGCCCCATGGTGTCTCCCTTCGACGGTGGGTGTCCGAGGTGTGGGACGCGCTACCGCGATCCCGCACCGGCTGCGAGCATCGCGGTCGGTGCGTCCGCGGGCAGCAATCCCGGACGAACCCGGACGCCGCCGCGAGTCCCGGAGAATGCGCCCCAAGGTGGCCGTCGGTGCGCTCAACGCACCCGATGTGGCCTTCGGAGTGCTCAACGCAACCAAGGCCACATCGGGGTTGTCTCCCCGTGGTGTGGCTGGTGGGGGCGTTGGGGTGGGCAGAGGCTGATGTGATCGAGGGTTCGCCAGCGGGTTTGAGCAGGGACCATTCCCGCCGAAGGCGCGGTGCTTGCTCGAGTACCACAGATGTACCGCGGCCCCACGCCTCATCACACAACAACACCTGCCCCGCCCCCACTGGGAAAAGCCCATTGGGGCGCAGGGGGCCTTGCGAATGCGCGCCGGCTCAGCCGCCGGCCGCCACTGAACAATCCGCTCCCGCGGCGATCTCCGCCGGCTCCGGCAACCCCAGCTCCCGGTGGTGGTCCCGGGCCGCGAGCCAGTGGTGCCGGGCCCGCTCCGGATCACCCGACACGGTCAGCGCCCGGGCCAGGCCCGTGTGCGCCCGGGCCGCCGCGTGCAGGCTCCCCAGGTCCACCGCGATCGCCAGCGCACACTCGTGCGTCGTGCGCGCGTGCTCCGTCCGGCCCAGTTCCAGCGACGCGTCCGCGAGGCACAGCAGCGCTTCCAGGTGCAGGTCGCGGTCGCCCGCCTGCTCGGCGATCGCGGTGGCGCGGCGGAAGTAGCCGCAGGCCTCCGCGTGGCCGCCCGAACGCAGGTGCGTGTCGCCGATGTTGAGCAGGGTGCGCCCCGTGTCGCACAGGTCGCCGGTCTGCTGGTCGATGGCCAGCGCTTTCATGTGGATCTCCAGCGCCTCGGCGTACCAGCCCAGCCGCCCGTAGACGAAGCCGAGGTTGGTCAGCGCGGTCCGTTCGCCGGCCCGGTCGCGGAGCTCGCGGGACAGCGTCAACGCCTCCCGCAGGAACCCCGCCGACCGCACGAAGTCGGCGTTCCACGACGTGATCGCGCCCAGCGTGCCGAGCGCCCGGCACTCGCCGGAGCGGTCTCCGGCGCCGCGGAAGCAGTCCAGTGCCTCCTCGACGTGCCGCGTCGCCACCTCGTAGCGGCCGACCTGGCTGTGGGTGGCGGCGAGGCTCACCAGTGCGTGCCCGCGGGCGGCCGGGTCGGCCGATTCGGCCGCGCTCGCGTGCAGGACCAGCGCTTCGCTGATGTAGCCGCCGGTCTGCAGGTAGCGGAACAGCAGCCGCGACAGCAGGCCCGCGTGGCCGGACGCCACCCCGTGGACACCGGCGCCGACCAGGTTGGCGCGTTCGGCGTCCAGCCATGCGGTCGCCGGCTCGCGGTCGGTCAGCGGCGGGATCGGCAGGCCGGGGTCGGGGACGCGCGGCCGGTAGGCCCGCATCCGCGGCGCGTACTGGTCCATCGCGGTGGCGGCCGCGAACGTGTAGTAGTCGAGCAACCGCGTCAGCGCGGCCTTCCGGCCGGCGGGGGCGTCCTCGTCCTCGGCCCGTGCCATGCCGAACGCGCGGATGAGGTCGTGCAGCTCGAACCGGCCCGCCTCGTCGCGCCGCACCAGGTGCGCGGTGACGAGCCGGTCCGCGATCCGGGTCGCCTCCGCCAGGCCGGTATCGGCGAGCGCCGCGATGCCGTGGGCGTCCAGGTCCGCGCCCGGGTGCAGCGCCAGCAGCCGCAAGGCCCGCCGCTCCGGCTCGGCGAGCTGGTCGTAGGACAGGCTGATCGACGCGTCCACGGCGTTGTCGAGCCGCAGGTGCGCGCGCCGCTGCTCGAGCCGCTCCAGGTGGTCGGCCAGCAGCCACGGCCGGTGGGCCGGCGCGGTCATCCACAGCGCGGCGAGGCTCAGCGCGAGCGGCAGCCGGCCGAGCTCGGCGGTGATCCGCCGGGCCACGCCGGGTGCCTGGTCCACCCGCTCCGCGCCGACGGTGCGCCGCAGGTACGCGAGCGCGTCGTCCGGGCTCAGCACGTCCAAGGGCACGTGCGTGGCCCCGGCCGGCCCGGCGAACGCCAGGCGGCTGGTGACGAGCACCGGACCGCCCCGCTCGCCGGGCAGCAGGGGGCGGACCTGCTCCTCGCTGCTCGCGTTGTCGAGGACGACCAGCAGCCGCCGCCCGGCCGATCGTTCCTGGTAGACCCGCGTCTTGCCGGCCAGGTCGGCGGGGACGGCGTGCCCGGGCACGCCGAGCAGCCGCAGGAAGGAGTCGAGCACCGCGGCCGGATCGACCGGCGGCCGGCCGGGGTCGGGGTGGAACCCTCGCAGATTCACGAAAAGCGCGTTGTCGCACCGGCCCGTGCGCAGCAGCTCGTGGCCGGTGTGGACGGCCAGCCCGGTCTTGCCGACCCCGGCCATGCCCGCGATCACCGCCACCCGCCCGCCCGCGCCGTCGCCGAGCACCGCGCCCAGCCGCGCGAGTTCCGCCCGGCGCCCGGTGAAGTGCGCGTCCGCCTCCGGCAGGCCGAGCTGCGCCTGGACGAAGGTCGCCGCCTCCGCGCGGCCGCGGACCACCCGCAGCACGTGCTGCCAGTCGGCGACGTACCCCGGGTCCGGGTGCAGCACCTCGACGACGGCCAGCAGCAGATCGGTGTTGGGCCGCGCCCGGCCGGGCTTGAAGCAGTCGGCGACGGTGGTGCGGGCGGTCCGCTCGCCGGGTGGCCGCCCGGCGGCCGTCCAGAGCCGGTTGACCCGCTCGGCGATCTGCGCGTACGACGGGCCGCCCGCCCACGCCTTGAGCAGCCGCAGCTGCGCGATGAGCTCGGCCAGCGTGCGCGCCTGGCCGGGATCGGGTGGTTCGGTGAACGCCATCCCGCCATGGTGGCCGCGTTCACCCGGCCGGCGTCCCGGTTTCCCGGAGATGGCCGCCCGGTTCGGGCTCAGCCGAACAGTGACAAATCGACCGAGTCGGCCAGTGCCCGGTAGCCCGCGTCGCTGCCGTGCAGGTAGTCACCGGAGTGGAGGTCTTCCCTGATCCGGCTGGGGTGGTCCGGGTCGCGCCAGACGGCGTCGAAGTCCAGCACCGCGTCGAACGCGCCGCCGGTGCGGATCCACTCGTTCACCACCTGGCGTGCGGTCTCGCACCCCGGGGTGAAGGCGTCGGCGCCTTCGAAGGGCGCGATCGTGGTGGCGTAGACCCGCACCCCGCGTTCACGCGCCCGCGTCACCAGCTGCCGGTAGCCGGCGATGACGTCGTCCGTCGTCACCGGTGCGCCGGGGAACATCTTCAGGAAGTCGGCCAGCGGACCGTCGTCGCGCGGGGCGAAGGAGATGGCGAGGTCGTTGCCGCCCACGGACACCACGACGCAGCCGAGGCCCGGCGTCGCCAGCACGTCCCGGTCGAAGCGGGCCAGGACCGCGGACCCGATGCCTTCGTCGAGCAGCCGGTTGCCGCTGATGCCCTGGTTGACGACGAAACCCGCGCCTCGCGCGGCCAGCAGCTCCGGCCAGCTGTGGTGGGTGTCCGGAGTGGACCCGGCGCCGTCGGTGCGCGAGTCGCCGACCACGACGACGGCCGTGGCCGGGGCGTCGGGGACCACGTCGACCGCGGAGATGAGCGCCCGCACCGGCAGGACGGTGGCGTCCGCCGGCAGCACCGAAGCCGCGACGGCGTCACCCGGGATCGTCCAGCCGGTGTCGAAGACGGGTTCGTGGCACGTACAGGTTTCCACGCGCTCGGGCAGGTAGAGGCTGACGGACAGCTCGGTCAACGCCGCCGCGGGCAGCTCCACCGGGTCACTCAGCATCGGTGCGCCCGTGGGAATGGTGACGGCCGTGGCACCGGAGAACGTCAGCACGCGCCCGTCCCGCACGCCGCCGCCGGGCACCGCGAGGCCCACTTGCGCCGCGCCGATGGTGACGGGCGCGGTGCCGAACTCGTTGGTGAAGCGGACGCGCACCCGGCGCCCGCCGCCGCTGAGGCGCACCACCTGGCGGAGCGTCACGTCGGCGAAGGGCGGGTGGTCGTCGAGCGAGCCCAGCCCGCCGTACGGCGATTGGGGCGAGGCGCCCCAGCTGCGGACCCAGCCGATGTTCGTGTCGGTCATCTGTTGCCTCCCGTGGTCGTGCTGACCTCCGAAGGCTGCGGTGGGCCGCGCACACGGGACGCACGCCGCGCTCACACGCACCGCCCTCGTTGAGGCCACGAGGCCGGGCACGCGAAGATCGGGGCATGGACGGGCTTCGCATCACGCTGCTGGGCACGTTCCAGGTGTCCCGGGGTGACACGGTCCTGCCCGTCCCGGGCGCGCGGTTGCGGGCCCTGCTCGTCCGGCTGGCGCTCGCCGGTGGCCGCGCGGTCGAGCCGGGGGTACTGGTCGACGCGGTGTGGGGCGACGAACCGCCGTCCGGCACCGCCTCCGCCCTGCAGACCCTCGTTTCCCGGCTGCGGCGCACCCTCGCCCCGGCCGACGGCTTGCTCGTGCAGGTCGCGGGCGGCTACCGGCTGGCGGTGACCGACGTGGACGCCGTGCGCTTCGAGCAGCTCACCGCGGCCGGCCGGGAGCGGCTGCGGGCCGGGGACGCCGAAGCCGCGAGCGCCGCCCTCGCCGAGGCGGTGGCGTTGTGGGGCGAGCCCGCGCTCATCGCCGCCGTCGCCCCGGCGGTGGCGACCCGGCTGGCCCGGCTGTCGATCGAAGCCATCGCGGACCTCGCCGACGCGGAACTGTCGCTGGGACGCGCCGAACCGGCCGCCGCCCGGCTGACCGCGCTGCTGGCCGAGCACCCGGCGCACGAGCGGGCGGCGGCCCTGCTGATGGACGCGCTCGCCGCGCAGGGACGTCAGGCCGAGGCGCTGTCCGTCTACGAGCGCGTCCGCCAGACCCTGGCCGAAACCCTCGGCGCCGACCCGGGCACCGCGCTGCGGGAACGCCACCTGCGTCTGCTGCAACCCCTCCCGGCCCCGGCCCCGGACCGGCTTCGGCCCGCTCCCCTGCCCGCGCCGCTGACCAGCTTCATCGGCCGCGACGACGACCTCGCGCGCGTCTCCGCCCTGCTCAGGACCGGACGCCTGGTCACCGTCCTCGGCCCCGGTGGCGCCGGCAAGACCCGGCTCGCGCTGGAGGCCGCTCGCCGGCACGGCCACGACGTCCGGCTCATCGACCTCGCCTCCGTCACCGAACCGGCGAAGGTGGCGCCGGCCGTGCTCGCCGGGATCGGCCTGCGCGGCAGCGCGCTGTTCGACGCCCGCAAGCGCGCCGGGGCGGAGCACGCTGACGAGCTGGACGTGCTCGTCAGCGAGCTCGGCGGCCGGGAAAGCCTGCTGCTGGTCGACAACTGCGAGCACCTGATCGACGCCGTGGCCCACCTGGTCGCGACGCTGTTGCCCCGCTGCCCCGGCCTGCGGGTGCTCGCCACCAGCCGCGAACCCCTGGCCGTGGACGGCGAAGCACTGGTACCGCTGGGCCCGCTCGCCCTGCCCGGCCCGGACGACGACGTCCGCGAAGTGGCCTCGGTGCGCCTGTTCACCGAGCGGGCCGCCGCCGTGCGGCCCGGTTTCGCCGTCGACGAAACCACGCTGTCCGACATCGTGCGCGTGGTGCGCGGCTTGGACGGCCTGCCGCTGGCCCTCGAGCTGGCCGCCGCCCGGTTGCGGACGCTGTCGCTGCCGGACCTGGCCGACGGGCTCGCCGACCGGTTCCGGCTGCTCACCACCGGCAGCCGCACCGCGCCGCCGCGGCACCGCACCCTGCGTGCGGTCATCGCCTGGAGCTGGGAGCTGCTCGACGAGCGCGAACGCACGGTCGCGGACCGGATCGCCGTCCTGCCCGGCGGCGTCACGTCCGCCTCGGCCGCCGCCGTCTGCGCGGGCACCACCGTGCCCGCCGGCGAGGTCCCCGACCTGCTCGCCGCCCTCGTCGACCGGTCCCTGCTGCAGCTCGCGCCCGGCACCGGCCGCTACCGCATGCTCGAGACGATCCGCGAGTACGGCATCGAACGGCTTGCCGGCGATCTCGGCCCGGTTCGCGACCTGGCCGCCGCCCACTTCACCGGGCTGATCACCCGCCACGACGCCGAGCTGCGCGGGCCAGGCCAGCTGGCGGCCATGGCCGTCATCGGCGCCGAGTACGACAACGCGGTCGCCGCCCTGCGTCACCTGTGCGCCACCCACGACTCCACCGCCGCGATCGCGCTGGCCCTCGCGCTCACCTGGTACTGGCAGATGTTCGGCCGCGACTCCGACGCCGGCTACTGGCTGGGCGAGGCCCTGGCGGTGCCCGGCGGCGAGCCGACGCCCGAGCGGGACTGCGCCCGGGCCGCCCACCTGCTCAGCCGCGCGGACATCCTGTCCGGGATCAGCGCCGGGGAAGCCGCGGAAGACCGGGCGGAGATGCGCGAGCTGGCCGGACGGCTGCTGGCGCACCCGCGGCTGCCCGGCCACTACCGCGTGTTCGGCCCGATGCTGCTCTTCCTGCTGGGCGACGAGTCCGCACTCGCGATCTTCCGGCAGCTGGCCGACGGTGACGACGTGTGGCTGTCCGGGCTGGCTCACATGTTCCAGGCCGAGATCGCCGAAAACGCGGGCGAGCTCGACCGGGTGCGCGTCCACGTGGCGGCCGCGCTGGCCGGCTTCCGGCGGGCCGGCGACCGGTGGGGCCAGTCGGCGACGCTGCCGATGCGGGCCCAGTTGCGGCGCTACGAAGACCTCGACGGCGCGCTGGCCGACCTGCGCGAGGCCCAGGCGCTGGCGGGCGAGTTCGGCACGCTCAGCCTCGGCGACCAGCTCTACAACGACCTGCGCTGGATCGACCTGCACATCCGGCGCGGCGAAACCGGCCGGGCGCTGGCGGTGATCGGCTCGGTCCGGGAGCGGCTGCTGCGCGCGTCGTCGGCGGAACTGCCGGTCCTGATCGACGGCTGGGAGGCCGGCCTGCGCGTGCGCCTCGGCGACCTGGCCGGGGCCGGGGCCCTGCTCGACGACGCCGAACGCCGGCTGCTCGTCGACACGGGGTTCCCCTCCGACCACGCCCGGGCGCTGATCGCCGGCGCGCGGTCCGCGCTCTGTCTGGCCCTGGGCGACCCGGCCGGCGCGGACCAGGCCGGGCGGGCGGCGTACGCGGCCGCGCTGGCGGCCCGGGACCTGCCGATCCTGTCGCTGGTGACGGTGCACACGGCCGCGCTCGCCGAAGCACGTGGGCGCCGGCGGGAGCCGGCCGTGCTGCTCGGCGTCGCCGCCCGGCTGCGTGGCGCGCACGACCGCACCGATCCGCAGGTCCGCGAGCTCACCCACCGGGGCCAGGCCGCCCTGGGCGAGGCCGAGTTCGCCGCGGCGTACGCGGAGGGCTGGGAGCTGGATGCGCCGGCAGCCGTCGCCGCCGCTGACCCGGCGCGGCTCTCCGGGTGAGCGCGGTGTGCGCGCCGTGTGCGTGACGGCCGTCAGTCTCGAGGCACGTTCAAGACCTCGAGAAAGCGGTTTGTCATGCATGACGTGGTGATCGTGGGAGCCGGCCCGGTGGGTCTGTTCCTGGCCTGCGAACTCGGCCTCGCGGGCTGTTCGGTGCTGGTGCTCGAACGGGAGCCGGAGCCGCGGTCCCCGTGGCGGAGCTTCCCGCTCGGCATGCGGGGCCTGTCGGGCGGATCGGCCGAGGCGTTCTACCGCCGCGGGATGCTGCCGCCGCTGCTGGCCGCGTCGGGCGTGGCCGAGCGGCCCGTCACGGACGAGCCGGCCCCGCCGCAGTCGGTCGGCCACTTCGCCGGGACGCCCCTCGACCCGGCCGACGTCGACCTCGCCCGCCTGCCCTACCGGCTGCCCAGCCCGGCGCTCGACGGCATCATGACCAGCCTCGAGGCGGTGGAGACGGTGCTGGCCGAGCGGGCCGGCAAGCTCGGCGTCGAGATCCGCCGCGGCGTCGCGGTCACGGCGATCACCCAGGACGACTCGGCGGCGGTCGCCCGGGCCGGGGAGCAGGAGTACCCGGCCCGCTGGCTCGTCGGCTGCGACGGCGGCCGCAGCACGGTCCGGCGGCTCGCGGGCTTCGACTTCGACGGCACCGAGCCGCAGCTGACCGGCTACCTCGCGCTGGTCACGCTCGCCGATCCCGGTCTCCTCGCTCCGGGCTTCACCGTGACCCCGCAGGGCATGTACCTGACGATGTCCGAGCCGGGCCACCTGGGCGTGCTGGACTTCGACGGCGGCGCGTACGACCGTTCCCGGCCACCGACCCGCGAGCACCTCCAGTCGGTGCTGCGCCGGGTGTCGGGCACCGACGTGACGCTCGGCGAGCTGCACCTCGCTTCCACCTTCACCGACCGCGCGAAGCAGGCGACCACGTACCGCCGAGGACGCATCCTGCTGGCCGGAGACGCGGCCCACATCCACTCCCCATTGGGCGGCCAGGGCCTCAACCTCGGCATCGGCGACGCGATGAACCTGGGCTGGAAGCTCGCGGCCACGGTGGCCGAGTGCGCACCTTCGGGCCTGCTCGACACGTACAC
Protein-coding sequences here:
- a CDS encoding FAD-dependent monooxygenase gives rise to the protein MHDVVIVGAGPVGLFLACELGLAGCSVLVLEREPEPRSPWRSFPLGMRGLSGGSAEAFYRRGMLPPLLAASGVAERPVTDEPAPPQSVGHFAGTPLDPADVDLARLPYRLPSPALDGIMTSLEAVETVLAERAGKLGVEIRRGVAVTAITQDDSAAVARAGEQEYPARWLVGCDGGRSTVRRLAGFDFDGTEPQLTGYLALVTLADPGLLAPGFTVTPQGMYLTMSEPGHLGVLDFDGGAYDRSRPPTREHLQSVLRRVSGTDVTLGELHLASTFTDRAKQATTYRRGRILLAGDAAHIHSPLGGQGLNLGIGDAMNLGWKLAATVAECAPSGLLDTYTAERHPIGARVLDWSRAQVAAMRPDRHSRAARSVLHDVLSTRDGTTYVFERTSGTSLHYDLGEQGLVGHNAPDFALENGTRVGDLLHDGRGVALDFTENGQLQEVTRRYGDRIRYEAGPAKNDLGFGAVLIRPDGIVAWAGERVPDRGSFERAVRRWF